A stretch of Geomonas oryzisoli DNA encodes these proteins:
- a CDS encoding HlyD family secretion protein, translating to MADETTTNEPTAAPAKGGLTKKQRGGIILLILILVGSLFGVRQWVRSKTHIETDNAFVEAHVHSVASRIPALVQRVAVVDNQFVHKGDLLVELDPADYQARLKSAAASLEMAKNETSGDYAEVESARANVVLAAARLDQASLDLKRAESLYAKEVIPREQLDRSRTAHKVAQAQVREAQEAENRAKAMIGMSGSGSKDARVAQKQGDLEAAKLNLSYTRIVAPSDGFVTRKGVEVGNYVQPGQALMAIVPLEDAWITANYKESQLTNVRPGQEVDFTVDGYPGRHFTGKVESIMAGTGAAFSLLPPENATGNYVKVTQRIPVRIAIDRRSDPQHLLRVGMSVVPTILTGQTFGQVVGFGH from the coding sequence ATGGCAGATGAAACCACCACCAATGAACCGACCGCGGCACCCGCGAAGGGCGGCCTCACCAAGAAGCAGCGCGGCGGCATCATCCTTTTGATCCTGATACTGGTCGGCTCCCTCTTCGGCGTGCGCCAGTGGGTCCGCAGCAAGACCCATATCGAAACCGACAACGCCTTCGTCGAGGCCCACGTCCACTCGGTGGCGAGCCGGATTCCGGCCCTGGTGCAGCGCGTCGCCGTGGTGGACAACCAGTTCGTGCACAAGGGGGACCTGCTGGTCGAACTGGACCCGGCGGACTACCAGGCGCGGCTCAAGAGCGCTGCCGCTTCCCTGGAAATGGCGAAGAACGAAACCTCCGGCGACTACGCAGAGGTCGAGAGCGCGCGCGCCAACGTCGTCCTGGCCGCAGCCCGGCTGGACCAGGCAAGCCTCGACCTGAAGCGCGCCGAGTCCCTCTACGCCAAGGAAGTGATCCCCAGGGAGCAGTTGGACCGCTCCCGCACGGCGCACAAGGTGGCCCAGGCCCAGGTAAGAGAGGCGCAGGAAGCGGAGAACCGCGCCAAGGCCATGATCGGCATGTCCGGCAGCGGCTCCAAGGATGCCAGGGTCGCCCAGAAACAGGGAGATCTGGAGGCCGCCAAGCTGAACCTCTCCTACACCCGCATCGTCGCTCCCAGCGACGGCTTCGTGACCAGGAAGGGGGTTGAGGTGGGGAACTACGTGCAGCCCGGGCAGGCGCTCATGGCCATCGTCCCCCTCGAGGACGCCTGGATCACTGCGAACTACAAGGAAAGCCAGTTGACCAACGTGCGTCCGGGGCAGGAGGTCGACTTCACCGTGGACGGCTATCCCGGCCGTCACTTCACCGGCAAGGTCGAGAGCATCATGGCGGGCACCGGAGCGGCGTTCTCGCTGCTGCCGCCGGAAAACGCCACCGGCAACTACGTGAAGGTGACCCAGCGGATTCCGGTGCGCATCGCCATCGACAGGAGGAGCGATCCCCAGCACCTGCTGCGTGTCGGCATGAGCGTCGTCCCGACCATCCTCACCGGGCAGACCTTCGGGCAGGTGGTCGGGTTCGGGCACTAA
- a CDS encoding TolC family protein, protein MHVVTLLLALLCCAVTGTAYAQPLTLRDALERAAATSQGLKSASREVEIAREQVNVARTARLPRVDLQGGYVAQAKAQAFKFGNQSQETQDPRYPFFNFSVYQTLYDFGRTSAGEGIARMRGEAAGYAYSGNEQDLFLQVVQAYYGIMTAQKLVQAAEDEVVQMESHRQTAQALFDEGVVTRNDLLQAEVRVASSRQNVLSAQNEVENGWLLLNYLTGAAPDFRAELKDESQLPKLPGAGAAPDLSRRGEIAAQKALVGADEFAVKEAKTSHYPEFFAKFGVDYLSNSKVREQAITAVTVGFKVNLFDGPASAARVRQAVQARSRDEERLRDLEERTRLEYAMAVNDLKVADARIKVAEKAITQGVENLRITKDRYQEHVGTATEVVDAQTLLTKTRTDYYRSVFDLQVAAARVKRATGEL, encoded by the coding sequence ATGCATGTAGTCACACTTTTGCTGGCGCTACTCTGCTGCGCGGTGACCGGCACGGCCTATGCCCAGCCACTCACCCTCAGGGATGCCCTCGAACGCGCCGCCGCCACCAGCCAGGGGCTCAAATCGGCCTCCCGCGAGGTCGAGATCGCCCGCGAGCAGGTGAACGTCGCCCGCACCGCCCGGCTCCCCCGCGTCGACCTGCAGGGCGGCTACGTCGCCCAGGCCAAGGCCCAGGCCTTCAAATTCGGCAACCAGTCGCAGGAGACCCAGGACCCGCGCTATCCCTTCTTCAACTTCAGCGTCTACCAGACGCTGTACGACTTCGGCCGCACCAGCGCGGGCGAAGGGATCGCCAGGATGCGCGGCGAGGCCGCGGGTTACGCCTATTCGGGCAACGAGCAGGACCTCTTCCTGCAGGTGGTGCAGGCCTACTACGGCATCATGACCGCGCAGAAACTGGTGCAGGCCGCCGAGGACGAGGTTGTGCAGATGGAATCGCACCGCCAAACGGCCCAGGCGCTTTTCGACGAGGGCGTCGTCACCAGGAACGATCTCCTGCAGGCGGAGGTGCGGGTCGCCTCCAGCCGGCAGAACGTCCTGAGTGCGCAGAACGAGGTGGAAAACGGGTGGCTGCTACTGAACTACCTCACCGGTGCCGCCCCGGACTTCCGGGCCGAACTGAAGGATGAATCGCAACTGCCTAAACTGCCGGGCGCGGGCGCCGCTCCCGATCTCTCCAGGCGCGGCGAAATAGCCGCCCAGAAGGCCCTGGTCGGAGCCGACGAGTTCGCCGTCAAGGAAGCAAAGACCAGCCACTACCCCGAGTTCTTCGCCAAGTTCGGCGTCGACTACCTCTCCAACAGCAAGGTGCGCGAGCAGGCCATCACCGCGGTCACCGTCGGCTTCAAGGTGAACCTCTTCGACGGCCCGGCTTCCGCGGCCAGGGTGAGGCAGGCCGTCCAGGCCCGTTCCCGCGATGAAGAGAGGCTGAGGGACCTTGAGGAGAGGACCCGGCTCGAATACGCCATGGCCGTGAACGATCTGAAAGTCGCCGACGCCCGCATCAAGGTGGCGGAGAAGGCCATCACCCAGGGTGTCGAGAACCTGCGCATCACCAAGGACCGTTACCAGGAGCATGTCGGCACCGCCACCGAAGTCGTGGACGCCCAGACGCTCTTGACCAAAACCAGGACCGACTACTACCGCAGCGTGTTCGACCTTCAGGTCGCCGCCGCCAGGGTCAAGCGGGCAACAGGCGAACTGTAG